In one window of Frigoriglobus tundricola DNA:
- a CDS encoding DNA topoisomerase IB yields the protein MKQTKAVTCVTFVFPVKARLRLWTDGRAGVIRERRGTNFRYRDAANRLVRDALTLARIRALVIPPAWEAVWICPDPLGHLQATGRDARGRKQYRYHPAFRARRDGSKYDRVAAFGRALSRVRARVEADLAGRGLSRDKVLAAVVKLLDHTHLRVGNAEYVRANKSFGLSTLLDRHVTFTGGAMRIKFRGKSGVRHERVISDARLARIVRQCRDLPGQDLFQYRDGAGRPHPIGSAEVNAYIRRAAGAEFTAKDFRTWAGTVRAVAELATQDRPATKAATERAICAAVKVVASELGNTPTVCRKSYIHPAVFAAFAGKGFPTARASGRLTAAEARALRVLDG from the coding sequence GTGAAGCAAACGAAGGCGGTCACCTGTGTAACGTTCGTGTTTCCGGTCAAGGCCCGGCTGCGACTGTGGACGGACGGGCGGGCCGGGGTGATTCGCGAGCGCCGGGGAACGAATTTCCGCTACCGCGACGCCGCGAACCGGCTCGTGCGCGACGCGCTCACACTCGCCCGCATCCGGGCGCTGGTGATTCCGCCGGCGTGGGAGGCGGTGTGGATCTGTCCGGACCCGCTGGGCCACCTCCAGGCCACGGGCCGCGACGCCCGCGGGCGCAAGCAGTACAGGTACCACCCGGCCTTCCGGGCGCGGCGCGACGGCTCCAAATACGACCGCGTGGCGGCGTTCGGTCGCGCGCTTTCCCGCGTTCGCGCGCGTGTGGAAGCGGACCTGGCGGGGCGCGGGCTGTCGCGCGACAAGGTGCTCGCGGCGGTGGTGAAGTTGCTCGACCACACGCACCTGCGCGTGGGCAACGCCGAGTACGTGAGGGCGAACAAGTCGTTCGGCCTGAGCACGCTCCTCGACCGTCACGTCACGTTCACGGGCGGGGCGATGCGCATCAAGTTCCGGGGCAAGAGCGGGGTCCGGCACGAGCGGGTGATTTCGGACGCGCGCCTGGCCCGCATCGTCCGGCAGTGCCGCGACCTCCCCGGCCAGGACCTGTTCCAGTACCGCGACGGGGCCGGTCGCCCGCACCCGATCGGGTCGGCCGAGGTGAACGCATACATTCGTCGGGCCGCTGGCGCGGAGTTCACGGCAAAGGATTTCCGCACCTGGGCCGGTACGGTTCGGGCCGTGGCGGAACTGGCTACGCAGGACCGCCCCGCAACAAAAGCCGCCACCGAGCGGGCGATCTGTGCCGCCGTCAAGGTCGTGGCGAGCGAACTGGGGAACACGCCGACCGTGTGCCGCAAGAGTTACATTCACCCGGCGGTGTTCGCCGCGTTTGCGGGCAAAGGGTTTCCGACGGCGCGCGCGAGCGGTCGCTTGACGGCCGCGGAAGCGCGGGCGCTCCGCGTGCTGGACGGGTGA